The Chanos chanos chromosome 9, fChaCha1.1, whole genome shotgun sequence genome includes the window ctgtggaaagagagcGAAGCGTGAGGACACACTGGTCACTCAGGTCACCTCAAGACATTCCATGTCCAAAATGACTTATTAAAGACAAATCTGGTCTCTTCAAACCATGAATTACTGTATGACTACACTCTGAAATATGACATGAATTACCTCAGCGTCAGTAAAGTTCAGCAATTCGTTGAAATACATGACGCAGTAGGTGCCCACTTTGTACCAGTGTTCATAATTCTTCACATCACACGATCTGGGCATTTTCATGGAACAGCGTCTCAGGTGGTGAGTGTGGTCTACAGCCCCTTCAAAGGGACCAAATtgcaatgttttatttgttatctGTGATAACGACATTCAAAAGACTGAACTGTGTCACTTTACTCGGCATAATGTCTGATTTGCTCAGTTACCACTTCTCTGGCTTTCTTTACACTGTTAGCTTATTCCAAGATAATTTGACAGGTAGGACAATGAAAGGACTGTGTGAAGACCAAAGTGCAAAGAGATATAATAAAGCTATATTAAGTGAcgctgtgtgctgcatgtcaATAATGATATAATGTTGTAATAGTACCTCTCTTTAAGGCCCAAGACACACTGCTCCCTATCAGCAGACAGGCCATTAACAGGCTGGTAAAGttcattctccctcttctctgatGATTCCTCTGGCACAGCAGGGCAGAGTCACAGGTCACATATCACAGCAGTTCATAGAACTTTAGCtttatgtgtgttattgtttcgATATTCTCATGTACCGTTTAGCATTAGATTCAAATAGTGTCCACTTTTTTATCAACTGTTAAACTGTTTCACTTAACATTAGtgaatcctttttttaaaaaaatgagaaggcacatacaaagacacatatttttgggttaaaaaaattgaaattgaatttttgaaacaaacttccatttttctttctgtggtcATTTTTCAGATTCTTGTAGATGCTGATGTACAAAAGAATCAACTTACCAGATTAAGAAGGAGACGTCAGTTCTACTCTTcctgtcctcactgtcctccTTCACTCCTCTTATATTGAGCTGtctctccccacctccctctGTACGCGTGACCTTTTTTGGCCTCAGAGTTTCTGGGGAGgtttgcaaagaaaaaaaaagctgtcaaacagacataacaaacaaacaaacaaataaaaaacctgTTGGTACACAACAGTTgtgaacacacaacataatCACCCTACTGGTGTATGTGATCTAGCTTAGTCCCTCAAACCGTTTGGACTGTCAGAGGGAAGAACATGTCTAAGAACAGTGCAAACTCCATCTCAACTGGAAGAACACTtgacaaatgtacaaaaaagcAGTATTTGCTTCTCTATGGGCTCCAGTCCCTGTGCTTTGTGTTCTACTCCACAAGAGATGAAGTTCAGTTTCATCATGGTGATGATGAGAAGCCTACAATGAGTCCGCAGTGAAAACAAAGTGTGGCGCATTGAAATTCAGAACTGCTTTGTTAGAAAATATCAATTAGTATCAATTGTCCCTTAAGAGGATCCAGGATTACCATTGTGAGTTACTGAGGATAGGACGTGACAGTCTAATGGCATTGTTTTGAGTCTCTTGCTGTTTGGAGAACATAAGAGTCCTCCCATCCTCAGGTGATAGTCTTGCAATTCTACAAATCAGGAACGTGCAtttataaaaaatatacatgcaGTAAAAACAGTGATGGACTCCCCCACCAGTCTCCTTTATATTGGCAGAGTGATGTACTGAAACATCTGTATACAGTAAACTTTCAATGACCTAAAAAAAAGCCAGttacctgctctcttctctgaatCCCCTGATTATAGCAGCCACAGAGAATCTGCTGAGATTGGGTTGTACTCTTTGTCCTGCTTCTCTCATCGTCATTCCATGAACAAGAACATGGTCTATCACAGTTGCTCGAACTTCGTCTGAATGACTGCTCTTGGTCTTGGTCTTGCTCttcttcgtcctcctcctcttcctcctcgtaCACCACCTCTTACAaacactcttcctcctctgtctctcagattgtTTCCATCCATTGTTTCCATCCATTGGTTCAGATCTGTGGCAGGGTGAaaccgaacaggggttcgggttgcccaaaaataaacaaaaaaatggctccgccacaaatagcacgtaagtgcaaggtgttttatttacagtgcaacaaaaaaaaaaacccagttccaaccaaagtgaagaaaagtgaagaaaaatgtccaaaatgtcaaatatgtacagtgaatacgtatatatatatttacaagagaaaaaaacaaaacaaaaaaacaaaaaatatagataaacaaacaaacaaacaaataaataaacaaacaaatcgctactttcAATTTCACTTTCAACTCACTTCAATTCTCCACAGCTACATTCTGTCactctcctgactccctcaacaTACAATGATTGGAACccctcttttcattcataagcccctcccccagaacataccacatttgttctgtttaaaaataaaaataatattgcccATCCTAATAATTTTAGTGTACAAACAGAATTACCACAActtttttatacacattttatACACATAATTTATACATCCACAATTTCACCTATCCCCATAATTTCCATAAATCATCACCTTTCCACCTTCAACTCCTTCGCTAGGTTTATGGTCCCTCCCGCTCCTACACTGCGCATGCGTACCTCAGGCCAACCTCGATAAACTAGCCTGTGTTGCTCCAGCTTAGTTTGgccctcccctgcaccggtagttgTACCCCGCTatggcacagacaaacagacacgcgGAGAGAGGAAACGGGGAACGGAGGAAgacaagacaacaaacaaaatcctataacaacaaaaagacatttaaaccaaacgctaagtacaataaagacgggaccaaacatttcaatgagtaattgtgtgtgtttgtaacatgataaagacggtaacagtaaaacaaacaacagtaaagacgctaacaaacatttaggtgtaatttagggtgtttgtggggtgttttaacctgtaagattgtgaacgtgaattggaaatgtttgtgtgtatgaaaccgggtaacctgctgcgtgcttcgagtgtgcacccttgAAGCTAACGCATTATGTTATTGGAATCtgtgtattatagatatgtatgaatggcATACACGTAACAGGATACAAACACGAACAAACAAAGTACAACTGAGGAAAGTGGTTAGTTTGTGGGGAAAAGGCGCCGcccgcggcctgagacagagccctctgtcacaagATCAATGAGCATTTGGTTTAGAGAATGGAGTTTAGTATTTTAGCAatacagaaaaactgtaaatgcagcaaaaacatttgtggaaacaaaaaaaaaagcatgaattacaaaagaaagaaagaaagagagaaagaaaccctGAGCATCATCTCTTTGCAAGGCTGGATCAGGCCAGAGCACTTCgtccacatcacaggctatgtcctctctcgcaagacagtgagggaagagtCTTCTTGAATGGTGAATCCATCCTTGCACGGATCCTGCATCAATTTGGTCACAGGTCACAGGCCTCCTCCATGGCTTGAATGAGGGGTATCCTGACAGAGGGCTGGAGATCGTAAACCTTCCACCGCCATGCCGAAAAAAGCTCCTCAATGGGGTTAAGGAAGGGAGGGTGTGGTGGGAGGTATTGGAGTGAAAATTATGGATGCTGATGAAACCAGTTTTGGACCAGAGCTTTGCATCCATTTGGTCTTCTGTTGTGACAGTGTGGTCTGTCcaaaaatgtgagtatgtgggcTGTGTTGTAAGGACCCAAGTTGGCATGGTGGTGGAGGACCCATTCTGCATGACTGCAGTGCACATTGTGATGTTACTACCACATTGGCCTGGGGCACTCAAAATAGTTCTATGGCCaatgttccatttttgttgaagacaggtaaactcacctgttgcctttttatagtgcttatgcCTGATTAGTGAGCTTACAATTAAGCACCTAAGTGTCTGCACACCTGACGACCGTGTTTGATCAACTGGTTCataagtgtggtattttgagtgtcttgaaatggcaaagaagtgtcatgatgttagatttctgtgtctaatgcagaggagtgtgtttagtgttttgcaaaaagtgtgaggctgagaatgtgcttatagttgtgcagatctggactgaggttttgctccttgagtgtcaggtttcactgaCTGCGTGTtatgtttaatttcagtgtgtaagcaatcgtaaGAGACTGTGAATctgagagtgatggagataTGCTGTGTTTGAGGGTTGACTGATGTTTGCTCTTGCCCCTATAATGTTCATCATCATTAAGATtcataccaaaaaaacaattaagaattctcttaattaagaataataatcagtaaaaaGACGCCAGCCCTCCTAGTTTAATTCGGTGTTTCCCCGTAGCAAGCTATTACAGTACATTTCTTAAATATCCTGTTTATGGCAgcctatatatttatatttgagtTGCTTTATTATCTTCAGTGTCTGTAGTTTAACATTTGTCAGTGGATAAAGAACGACATGTAGGATGTCACACGACATTTAATTATCCTTCACCTATCTGGTTAATTCCAAATACGTTTGTTCATTAACTCTTAAACACTTAACGTTTCCTTATTAGTCATGTCGTTTCAAGTACAGTGTAATTTTTAACACCACATTCTTTAATATTTACCATTGACCAATAAAAGGCTTCTTTTTCTGGTGTGCAGCCCATCAACAGATTCACACCTTATCCTCTGAGTTAGTATCTAATGCCCCAGTcctctgcatgtgtgcagtTTACCCTGTTTCTTCAAGTTAGTGAAACGTAAGCCAGTTTAAAAGGAGCATGAGAAGAggttaaaaacagaacacacacacacagattttccttttgttcagATATCGGTCCACCGCTGTTTAAAGCCACTACTGCcctaaaatgttattttcaaaatgccTGCGAACTCAACTCAAGAGTCCTGATCATATACACATGTAAAGAATGTGttatctgtctgtgctgtgtttgagaggagagaggagagctggAATGCTGTTTTCATGTTCTGATCCACGCAAGAGAACACAGATTCATTTTCCTCAACTCCTCATTgctaaacatgtttatttcaatttttttttaatttttgcattTGCCTTGAAAAATTCATCCAGTAATATGAGAAGAATGACTTTTAAAGATCGTGGAAAAGAACAGTGGGGttaatttgtctttttgttggtaaaagaacaaagaaagttCTTCTTTGTAGGACACCAATCATCATTCCACTTGCCtttttctgaaagagagagaaacattataAACAAGACTGATCTTGTTAATGCCCTGGAAAAAGATTACCTTGTTTTTATCTTGTCTTAGGTTcctgtctgtaaaatgtttcttCCTTCCTGTTTATCATTTGTTCATGTCTATCTTTCTTACACTCACATTCAGCTCACATTTAAAGGAAAACCACTGTAACTGTGGAACTTGTACATGTATGTAGATGCACTCAGTactaataatgaatataatggTGGGTTTCAGTGAATACAAAGGACATACAGTCACATGATGACTATTATTCACTCATATAGCAGCTTGTTTTAACTGGTTTTACGATTGATGGGTTTGACAACCCATTTTTAAACCTGTGACACAGGATAAAACTCCTCATCATCAGGTGACAAACTTTTACACAATTCTGAGCAAACTGGTTTTGActaaattgaaataaatgattGTGTGGATAAAGCATGTGTATCTGTTAGGACCAGTGACAGGCTAGAGATGAATGGCTTTCtggagtgagcgtgtgtgtgtgtgttcctgtatgtgtgtaaaaaacaaacacagtggctTTAGTTTGGTGAGGCAGATGTGAGTGCGTGAGTAAGTGTGCCCCATGTTGTCTGGTCTGTTACAtgagtgtgtttctgctctgtttcactGCTGTGGCTACAAGAGTAACGACAGTCAGTTTCACTGGCCAAGTGACTTCAGTagtaatgtaacagtgaaataataataaagtttatttatgtgtcagagcacagagtttatttctctcccctctttcactgttcctctctttccctcacctAACATCTCTCTGATTCTCCACCCGTCCATCTTCCTATTCAATCACAACTACATTTCCCAACAACCCCCCCCTTTTTACCTTTCCAGTTCATCTCCAGACAGTCCTCTTTGTTGTGATTGTTGGGCTCTCCTGGAACCCAGGCCTGAAAGTCCCAGTTAGAGTCATCAATCCAGACCCACTTACcagactgaaagacagagagaaagacagagcgagagacagagagagagacagaaagacagagagagagagagaatatcattATGTCACACTTTTGTTACAAACCATTAATTaatcagaatgaaaaaatatatatataatcttcATTTTCTTGGACTTTTCttactgacattaaaaaactCAAAGCCGCCCAACCAGATGCGAGGAGACTTTTTGTTGTACTTGAGCACGATACAGTTTAGATCGTTATTGGCCTGACTGCTGTGCACGGACGCCAGGTGACCACCAGGTGCCGCGTTCCTGCAGCggaactgtggaaagagagcGAAGCGTGAGGACACACTGGTCACTCAGGTCACCTCAAGACATTCCATGTCCAAAATGACCTATTAAAGACAAATCTGGTTTCTTCAAACCATGAATTACTGTATGACTACGGTTCTGAAATATAACATGAATTACCTCAGCGTCAGTAAAGTTCAGCAATTCGTTGAAATAC containing:
- the LOC115820576 gene encoding lectin-like — protein: MWRVERMVLTGKNVSKGHRLLIITMMKLNFISCGVEHKAQGLEPIEKQILLFWAVDHTHHLRRCSMKMPRSCDVKNYEHWYKVGNSCVMYFNELLNFTDAEFRCRNAAPGGHLASVHSSQANNDLNCIVLKYNKKSPRIWLGGFEFFNSGKWVWIDDSNWDFQAWVPGEPNNHNKEDCLEMNWKEKGKWNDDWCPTKKNFLCSFTNKKTN